TATACTGTGTGGTCCCTCATGTCGTCGGGGTGGACGGCGGGTCGGAAAAATCGGACCTTTACGCGGAGCGTGCCCTGCTAAATAAAAAACGACGGACCTATTTGCGGAAATTGAAAGGCGTCGTTCGAATGCGCAGACGACTGGAAAAACTCGCCTGGAAAATATTCAGGCGGCCGGTCCTAAGAAAAAGCTAGAGTTCATCGCCATCTCCGGCGCTCTCATTATAAATAAGCATGGATCCTCAAAATATGCCCTTTCATGCCACGGTGGCCTTGGTTGACTGGACGATGCCAGGGCATCACGACACTTACATGCGTTTGTTTATCCGCACATTGCTTGATAGCGGACATCAAGTTATTGCTCTCTGGCCGGCCCCCGAACAGCTTTTGGATTCGGAGAAATTACAGCACGAAACCACAAGCGGCGAAAAGAAGACGCCTCGTTTTGCAACAGCGTATTTTAGCCGTTCAAAATATCCCCTTTGGCCTTCCTCGTTGCGCTATTGGGCGGAAGCAAAAACCGCGGCTAGATATATTCGGGAGGCCCTTGCCTCTTGTGAAAAACAACTGGGCGCCAAGTGCGATTTTATCTTTTTCAATACATTCTATGAAAAACAGTATTGGCTGGTAAAGGCTCTGGCAAACGCTTGTGGGCGCCCATGGTCGTTTCTATATTTGCATACCAGTTCATTGCCGCCGCATTCCTGCGAGAACCCGAATATAATGCAATTGCTGCAACATCCAATGTTGCGTGCCGTCGGAGTTCTGGATGAGCGGAGCATCGCACCGGGAGAATATATGACCGGGCGGAAATTCGTGCATTTTCCTGATTTTACGAATGAAAAATATGAAGAAAACCATCCTTTTGAGCGGGATCTCCGGGCCTTCAAGGGAAACGCTCCGCTTATTCTGGCCATAGGCCACTTGCAGAAGGCAAAGGGAATTATGACACTTGCCGAACTGGCGCTAAATTCGTCCTCAAGTCATTTGAAGTTTGCCTTCGTGGGCGAGGGC
This genomic stretch from Termitidicoccus mucosus harbors:
- a CDS encoding glycosyltransferase; amino-acid sequence: MDPQNMPFHATVALVDWTMPGHHDTYMRLFIRTLLDSGHQVIALWPAPEQLLDSEKLQHETTSGEKKTPRFATAYFSRSKYPLWPSSLRYWAEAKTAARYIREALASCEKQLGAKCDFIFFNTFYEKQYWLVKALANACGRPWSFLYLHTSSLPPHSCENPNIMQLLQHPMLRAVGVLDERSIAPGEYMTGRKFVHFPDFTNEKYEENHPFERDLRAFKGNAPLILAIGHLQKAKGIMTLAELALNSSSSHLKFAFVGEGRLKRGTLRSVVKLLRNKPNVLFKLGRIPDGVAYNACIHASDILFAAYHDFAHSSNTLTKAAVFERPVIVSDGHLMAERTRKYRLGEIVKQKDPESALEGIIRITNDYQGWVSRNKPEWNTYRQLHSTAQMKCAFASLLSAYGLG